The following coding sequences lie in one Primulina huaijiensis isolate GDHJ02 chromosome 2, ASM1229523v2, whole genome shotgun sequence genomic window:
- the LOC140970790 gene encoding uncharacterized protein — translation MEFFNKAKAVRLKSHLDKYLAADDDEQTVRQSSKGPSRKARWIVELVDENPHVIRLKSCHGRYLTASDEAYLLGMTRKKVLQTIPDKNNDSSIEWEPIKEGYQVKLRTRGGKYLRANGATPPWRNSITHDIPHRTATQDWVMWDVDAVDISVLDDEYLPSHSSSFSYVLEDDYRSSDSPVSNGSERRLRPESGSQMRWPSVVSEKSSHRSGRQDGMEFFKIAKSVRLQGHLGKYLVADDDEQTVRQSHDGSSRGARWAVEAVDGRRDRIRLKSCHGLYLTASEDPFLLGMTGKKVIQTLPGKTTDASIEWQPVKEGLNVKLMTTEGKFLRGNGGAPPWRDSVTHDVPHRTATQNWVLWGVDVMDITLSDSDMGSGGLSPASSFSSLADAYSGSPDTGSPMVIQGQLQVSGMEFFKKAKSVRMKSHHDKYLTAESDEETVVQDRSGSSKHAKWSVEFVEGVENVIRLKSCFGKYLTSSDDQFLLGVTGQKVVQSLPRKLDSSIEWEPIRDGVQVKLKTRYGNYLRANGGLPPWRNSITHDIPHRHHDWILWVVDVIEIRPESPPKVLRSDSLEEDLSSSSFNLRFPSNESIGSVEGSTRKNEGRLIYYYVCDDDGNVNDSIEGPSFQFKGHGLPELTQKLEEETGIDNIIVCSQNRINGKLYPLRLALPPNNTTMNVVVVPSTSRVAGDFMPSLPTST, via the exons GTCATTTGGACAAATACTTAGCGGCCGACGATGATGAGCAAACAGTCCGGCAGAGCAGCAAAGGACCATCAAGAAAGGCTCGATGGATTGTTGAGTTAGTTGACGAGAACCCACATGTGATCCGGCTCAAGAGCTGCCATGGTAGGTACCTTACTGCTTCCGACGAGGCGTATCTGCTCGGGATGACTAGGAAGAAAGTGCTGCAAACTATTCCAGATAAGAACAACGATTCCTCGATTGAGTGGGAGCCCATAAAAGAAGGGTACCAAGTTAAGTTGAGAACTAGAGGGGGGAAGTATTTGAGGGCTAATGGGGCTACGCCGCCGTGGAGGAACTCCATCACACATGACATTCCGCATAGAACAGCTACGCAAGATTGGGTTATGTGGGATGTTGATGCGGTGGATATATCTGTGCTGGATGATGAGTACCTGCCGAGTCATTCTTCTAGTTTTTCTTATGTGCTGGAGGATGACTATCGGAGCTCGGATTCGCCGGTGTCTAATGGGTCTGAGAGGAGGCTGCGTCCGGAGAGTGGTTCTCAGATGCGGTGGCCGTCGGTTGTATCGGAGAAATCTTCTCATAGAAGCGGAAGACAG GATGGAATGGAGTTCTTCAAGATAGCGAAATCAGTGAGATTACAAGGCCATCTCGGAAAATACTTAGTAGCGGACGACGATGAACAGACTGTCCGTCAAAGCCATGACGGCTCCTCCCGCGGAGCGCGTTGGGCTGTCGAAGCCGTTGACGGAAGACGTGACAGAATCCGCCTCAAGAGCTGCCACGGACTATATCTCACGGCGTCTGAGGATCCGTTCCTCCTGGGTATGACGGGGAAGAAGGTCATCCAAACCCTGCCGGGAAAGACGACGGACGCATCGATCGAGTGGCAGCCGGTGAAGGAAGGGCTTAACGTGAAGCTAATGACCACTGAAGGGAAGTTCTTGCGAGGGAACGGCGGTGCTCCGCCGTGGAGGGATTCTGTTACGCACGATGTGCCGCATAGAACGGCCACCCAAAATTGGGTGTTGTGGGGAGTGGATGTTATGGACATCACTTTATCGGATTCGGATATGGGTTCGGGCGGACTTTCACCAGCTTCGAGCTTTTCCTCGCTGGCGGATGCTTATTCGGGTTCACCGGATACCGGGTCTCCCATGGTGATTCAGGGACAGCTACAg GTTTCTGGTATGGAATTCTTCAAGAAAGCAAAATCTGTCAGGATGAAGAGCCACCATGACAAATACCTGACAGCGGAAAGCGATGAAGAAACCGTGGTTCAAGATCGTTCGGGATCATCGAAGCATGCCAAATGGAGCGTAGAATTCGTGGAAGGTGTCGAGAATGTCATAAGATTGAAGAGCTGTTTCGGGAAATACCTAACATCCTCGGATGATCAGTTTCTTCTGGGCGTGACGGGTCAAAAAGTTGTCCAATCCCTGCCCAGGAAACTAGATTCGTCGATCGAATGGGAGCCCATTCGAGATGGGGTGCAAGTGAAACTTAAAACGAGATATGGCAATTACTTACGGGCCAACGGAGGGTTGCCGCCGTGGAGAAATTCGATCACTCATGATATACCTCACAGACACCATGATTGGATTTTGTGGGTTGTTGATGTTATTGAAATTCGGCCTGAATCCCCGCCCAAAGTCTTGAGATCTGATTCGTTGGAGGAGGACTTGAGCTCTTCTTCTTTTAATCTGAGGTTCCCGAGTAATGAG TCGATCGGTTCAGTTGAAGGTTCAACAAGGAAAAATGAAGGACGTCTTATATATTACTACGTCTGTGATGATGATGGGAACGTAAACGACTCCATCGAAGGGCCATCTTTTCAATTTAAAGGGCATGGATTGCCAGAGTTAACTCAGAAACTGGAAGAAGAAACAGGGATCGATAATATAATCGTTTGTTCGCAAAACCGCATCAATGGAAAGCTCTATCCCCTTCGGTTGGCTTTACCTCCAAATAATACAACTATGAACGTTGTGGTAGTTCCGTCTACATCCAGAG